The Juglans regia cultivar Chandler chromosome 2, Walnut 2.0, whole genome shotgun sequence genome includes a window with the following:
- the LOC118347672 gene encoding uncharacterized protein LOC118347672 yields MGGEPCFFAGDFNVIRSDIERCGGRPRNRVAIDEFNKWIHQGGLLEMNSQGGKFTWCNGQQGLSIAWAKLDRVLLDANFLSLFPTAHCLYLPRTTSDHCPMVIEFLSDPFSYGPPPFRFQQMWVEHPDFMTLVQKVWYESVIGSGLFKLATKLKKLKVALRVWNKSVFGRTNTQIAILEDKIENLENLLQRGWGDDIERELVRTSNELSSWRIREDIRLAQMAKIKWRMGGDRNTKFFHVWLSNKKHRKIHQLRTSNGLEFNSPEAIHLGAVDYFSDFLQRSNPVREVPDLSSLISSVINDEDCVRLCGIPSLVEVKEALSTIPINSSPGEDVTPSQVDKVEMETNSVGKGHQENEEAKKLHHDVRNLIEKYEEHLLR; encoded by the exons ATGGGTGGGGAGCCGTGTTTCTTTGCTGGGGATTTCAATGTAATTCGGTCGGATATTGAGAGGTGTGGTGGGCGTCCGAGGAATAGAGTTGCaattgatgagtttaataaatgGATTCATCAGGGTGGGTTGTTGGAAATGAATTCACAAGGTGGTAagtttacatggtgtaatggtcagcaaGGTTTATCTATAGCTTGGGCAAAGCTGGATAGAGTTTTACTTGATGCAAATTTTCTATCTCTTTTTCCGACTGCCCATTGTTTGTATCTTCCTAGGACTACATCGGACCATTGTCCTATGGTTATAGAATTTTTAagtgatcctttctcttatggtccACCTCCATTTcgttttcagcaaatgtgggttgagcatccGGATTTTATGACTCTTGTTCAAAAGGTTTGGTATGAATCGGTTATTGGTTCGGGGCTGTTTAAATTAGCCactaaacttaaaaaacttaAGGTGGCGTTGCGTGTATGGAACAAGAGTGTATTTGGGAGAACTAATACTCAGATTGCTATTCTTGAAGATAAGATTGAGAATCTGGAAAATTTGTTGCAGAGAGGTTGGGGTGATGATATTGAAAGGGAATTAGTAAGGACTTCTAATGAGTTGTCTTCTTGGAGGATTAGGGAGGATATTAGATTGGCACAAATGGCTAAAATTAAGTGGAGAATGGGTGGTGAtaggaatacaaaattttttcatgtgtggttATCTAATAAAAAGCATAGGAAAATTCATCAGTTAAGAACCTCGAATGGGTTGGAGTTTAATTCTCCGGAAGCAATTCATCTTGGAgctgttgattatttttctgattttcttcaAAGATCTAATCCGGTTAGGGAGGTGCCTGATTTATCTAGTTTAATTTCATCGGTTATTAATGATGAGGATTGTGTCCGGCTTTGTGGGATCCCTTCGTTGGTTGAAGTGAAAGAGGCTCTATCAActattcctattaatagttctccgg GCGAGGATGTGACACCCAGTCAAGTTGACAAGGTGGAGATGGAGACAAATAGTGTGGGAAAGGGCCATCAAGAGAACGAGGAAGCAAAGAAATTGCACCACGATGTACGTAACTTGATAGAAAAATATGAGGAACATCTTCTTCGGTAG